One segment of Ancylothrix sp. D3o DNA contains the following:
- a CDS encoding SH3 domain-containing protein: MKTVSGLLQFLLGIALAFALIGAGGVAAALYLAAKHSAQPERPVFEEEKIATTTTNSTSKTGKPSAKPASSAATPKPTPTAKPQEPGLYTARVTWPEGLSLRERPGFESKSIGGVEYNGRLIVLEETPDKEWQRVRIENTEREGWIKSGNIERLASASESGTSNTNP; encoded by the coding sequence GTGAAAACCGTATCTGGACTTTTACAATTTCTCCTTGGCATTGCCCTTGCTTTTGCCCTCATCGGTGCCGGTGGAGTCGCCGCCGCCCTCTACTTGGCCGCAAAACACTCTGCTCAACCCGAAAGGCCGGTTTTTGAAGAAGAAAAAATCGCCACTACTACCACCAACAGCACTAGCAAAACGGGTAAACCCTCTGCCAAACCAGCATCCTCAGCAGCAACCCCCAAACCCACCCCCACCGCTAAACCTCAAGAGCCCGGACTTTATACAGCCCGCGTTACTTGGCCGGAAGGATTAAGTTTAAGAGAACGTCCGGGGTTTGAGTCTAAAAGTATTGGTGGGGTTGAATATAATGGCCGGTTAATTGTCCTCGAAGAAACTCCTGATAAAGAATGGCAGCGAGTTCGCATAGAAAATACGGAACGCGAAGGCTGGATAAAAAGTGGGAATATTGAGCGCTTGGCTTCTGCATCAGAGTCGGGTACATCAAATACGAATCCTTAA